The nucleotide sequence TCTGTTAACTTCACCAGTTTCCTTATTTTGAGCACCAATTAAAGTGTTATAAGagatattttccaaatgacCTTTATATTTCAACCAAACACCAGCAGCAGAGATATGGTCTGTGGTACACTTACCTTCCACCTTCATAAGAGCAGTGGTCTTCAATTCCTTCCCACTCCAAGCATCGAATGGATACAATAACTGTAGACGATCAGATTCAGGAGAAACCTTAATTTCAACATCTGCATTTGAAGTTGGTTCCAAATCTGGATAAAATTCGTCTCTACCATGTTCAAAACCTTTTTGTGGTAATTCATCCCCAGTTGGAGCTTGAAACCTAAACTCTTTACCATTATCTAACTTGATGGCATCAGTTAATGGATTGAATTGGGCATTACCAGAATAAATCATTGCTGTAACAATTTCTGGAGAAGTTAAAAAGTTCATTGTATTTCTATTACCATCGTTTCTAGCTCTAAAATTTCTGTTATAAGATGTGAAGATAGAGTTGACTTCATTTGTAGCCTTTGGGACGTCTTCTCTATCCCATTGACCAATACATGGACCACAGGCATTAGCTAACACTTTAGCGCCATTatctttaaagatttgGATAATACCATCTCTTTCCAAAGTGGCTCTAATTTGTTCAGAACCTGGCGTGACAAAAAATGGAATCTTTGGTTTTAAACCGGCAGCAGCAGCTTGTTGAACCAAATCCACCACACGACTCATATCTTGATATGATGAGTTAGTACATGAACCAATTAACCCAacagaaatattttgtggCCATTTTTCCTTTAAGCTTGTTTCAgcatattttgaaattggcGTAGATAAATCAGGGGTGTATGGTCCATTGACATGAGGTTCCAATTCggataaattaatttcaataaccTTATCATATTGGGCACCCTTATCAGGTCTTAGGAATCCATATTCGTTTAATGCAACATCAGCTGCTTCAGCAATTGGACCTCTACCAGTAGCTTGTAAATAACGTTTGTGAGCGTCTTGGTATGGAAATGTAGAAGTGGTAGCACCAATTTCGGCACCCATATTACAAATGGTAGCCATACCAGTACATGATAAAGTTGAGGTACCTTCACCAAAGTATTCTACTATATAGCCAGTACCACCTCTCACGGTTAACATACCGGCAATCTTACTAATGACGTCCTTTGGAGCAGACCATCCACTCAAGTGACCAGTTAATTTAACCCCTAATATTTTAGGAGCCTTCAATTCCCAAGGAGTATGAGTCAATGCATCTACAGCATCAGCACCACCAACACCGATGGCAATGGCACCTAACCCACCAGCATTTGGAGTGTGTGAATCAGTACCTAACATCATTAAACCTGGAGCAGAGAAGTTTTCCAAGACGATTTGATGAATAATACCTGAACCTGGTCCCCAAAATTGAATACCATATTTCTT is from Naumovozyma castellii chromosome 6, complete genome and encodes:
- the ACO2 gene encoding aconitate hydratase ACO2 (ancestral locus Anc_1.135); translated protein: MFSRNARTTAKRSLASYAKFANVPKNLQSRTPPYAKLLANLEKVKKITNNTPLTLAEKILYSHLCDPEESLTSSNLEDIRGKEYLKLYPDRVAMQDASAQMAMLQFMTTGLPDTAVPASFHCDHLIVGKNGEAKDLPSSIETNKEVFDFLESCGKKYGIQFWGPGSGIIHQIVLENFSAPGLMMLGTDSHTPNAGGLGAIAIGVGGADAVDALTHTPWELKAPKILGVKLTGHLSGWSAPKDVISKIAGMLTVRGGTGYIVEYFGEGTSTLSCTGMATICNMGAEIGATTSTFPYQDAHKRYLQATGRGPIAEAADVALNEYGFLRPDKGAQYDKVIEINLSELEPHVNGPYTPDLSTPISKYAETSLKEKWPQNISVGLIGSCTNSSYQDMSRVVDLVQQAAAAGLKPKIPFFVTPGSEQIRATLERDGIIQIFKDNGAKVLANACGPCIGQWDREDVPKATNEVNSIFTSYNRNFRARNDGNRNTMNFLTSPEIVTAMIYSGNAQFNPLTDAIKLDNGKEFRFQAPTGDELPQKGFEHGRDEFYPDLEPTSNADVEIKVSPESDRLQLLYPFDAWSGKELKTTALMKVEGKCTTDHISAAGVWLKYKGHLENISYNTLIGAQNKETGEVNRAYDIDGKGYDIPGLMMKWKEEGRPWTVIAEDNYGEGSAREHAALSPRFLGGQIILVKSFARIHETNLKKQGMLPLTFADAADYDKITAGDILETLNLVDMVAKDGNNGGFLDVKVTKPDGTSFIIKTKHTMSKDQINFFKAGSAINYIGNIRRAEKAARESKQ